From a region of the Mycobacterium sp. SMC-8 genome:
- a CDS encoding galactan 5-O-arabinofuranosyltransferase has protein sequence MRTAAQMVIATGVAVVVAVASLVAIARVEWPAYNSSNQLHALTTVGQVGCLVGLFAAGLLWRRGRHTVARLAAVVFLAAFSVVTLAMPLGATRLYLFGISVDQQFRTEYLTRFADQAALNDMTYIGLPPFYPPGWFWLGGRLAALTGTPAWEMFKPWSIISITVAIVLALVLWAAMVRFEYALVVSTATAAAALAYSPAEPYAAIVAVLLPPVFVLAWSGLRGRTRNGGWAAVVGTGIFLGVTGLFYTLLLAYAAFTLTVMAVLLAVTRRHWDPLLRLLVIAVISGLIALIGWGPYLLAAARGTPAETGTAQHYLPKDGAELSFPMLQFTLLGALCLLGTVWLVIRARTSTRAGDERLREEQIAGALAIAVLTVYAWSLLSMLTTLLGTTLLSFRLQPALTILLAAAGAFGFLEMTRAAAARVRPGNASRVVAVATAVGALGAVTFSQDIPDVLRPDIVVAYTDTDGYGERADRRPPGAEQYYREVDARILEVTGRPRNETVVLTADYSFLSYYPYYGFQALTSHYANPLAQFDQRAGAIEGWRMLTDADQFVDALDSMPWEPPSVFLMRRGANDTYTLRLAEDVYPNQPNVRRYHVALDDALFDDPRFDVSTVGPFVLAIRKPSTI, from the coding sequence ATGAGAACGGCCGCCCAGATGGTGATCGCCACCGGCGTCGCCGTCGTGGTCGCGGTCGCGAGTCTGGTCGCCATCGCGCGTGTGGAATGGCCCGCCTACAACTCGTCGAACCAGCTGCACGCGCTCACCACCGTCGGGCAGGTCGGCTGCCTGGTCGGCCTGTTCGCCGCCGGGCTGCTGTGGCGCCGCGGCCGGCACACCGTGGCCCGGCTCGCCGCGGTGGTGTTCCTAGCCGCGTTCTCGGTGGTGACCTTGGCCATGCCACTGGGCGCCACCAGGCTGTACCTGTTCGGCATCAGCGTCGACCAGCAGTTCCGCACCGAGTATCTGACCCGCTTCGCCGACCAGGCGGCACTGAACGACATGACCTACATCGGGCTGCCGCCGTTTTACCCGCCCGGCTGGTTCTGGCTCGGCGGCCGGCTGGCGGCGCTGACCGGGACGCCGGCGTGGGAGATGTTCAAACCCTGGTCGATCATCTCGATCACCGTCGCGATCGTGCTCGCGCTGGTGCTGTGGGCGGCGATGGTGCGGTTCGAGTACGCGCTCGTCGTCTCCACCGCGACGGCCGCGGCGGCACTGGCCTATTCACCGGCCGAGCCCTACGCCGCGATCGTCGCGGTGCTGCTGCCACCGGTGTTCGTGCTGGCCTGGTCCGGTCTGAGAGGCCGGACACGCAACGGGGGTTGGGCCGCCGTCGTCGGAACCGGAATCTTCCTGGGCGTGACCGGGCTGTTCTACACGCTGCTGCTGGCCTACGCGGCGTTCACGCTGACGGTGATGGCGGTGCTGTTGGCCGTCACTCGCCGGCACTGGGATCCGCTGCTGCGACTGCTCGTGATCGCGGTGATCTCCGGTCTGATCGCGCTCATCGGCTGGGGCCCCTACCTTCTGGCGGCCGCCCGCGGCACCCCGGCCGAGACCGGCACCGCGCAGCACTACCTGCCCAAGGACGGCGCCGAGCTGTCCTTCCCGATGCTGCAGTTCACCCTGCTGGGTGCGCTGTGCCTGCTCGGCACGGTGTGGCTGGTGATCCGCGCGCGGACCTCGACTCGGGCTGGCGATGAGCGCTTGCGCGAAGAGCAGATAGCAGGTGCGCTGGCCATCGCCGTGCTGACCGTCTACGCCTGGTCTCTGCTGTCGATGCTGACCACCCTGCTGGGCACCACGCTGCTGTCGTTCCGGCTGCAGCCGGCACTGACGATCCTGCTGGCCGCCGCCGGGGCGTTCGGGTTCCTGGAGATGACCCGCGCCGCGGCGGCCCGGGTCCGGCCGGGCAACGCGTCCAGGGTGGTGGCCGTCGCCACCGCCGTCGGCGCCCTCGGCGCGGTGACATTCAGCCAGGACATCCCCGACGTGCTGCGCCCTGACATCGTCGTCGCCTACACCGACACCGACGGCTACGGCGAGCGTGCCGATCGCCGTCCGCCCGGCGCCGAGCAGTACTACCGGGAGGTCGACGCCCGCATCCTGGAGGTGACCGGCAGGCCCCGCAACGAGACCGTGGTGCTGACCGCCGACTACAGCTTCCTGTCCTACTACCCCTACTACGGCTTCCAGGCGTTGACGTCGCACTACGCCAACCCGCTGGCGCAGTTCGACCAGCGCGCCGGCGCGATCGAGGGCTGGAGGATGCTGACCGACGCCGACCAGTTCGTCGACGCGCTCGACAGCATGCCGTGGGAACCGCCGTCGGTGTTTCTGATGCGCCGCGGCGCCAACGACACCTACACGCTGCGGCTGGCCGAGGACGTCTACCCCAACCAGCCGAACGTGCGGCGCTATCACGTCGCCCTCGACGACGCGCTGTTCGACGATCCGCGCTTCGACGTGTCCACCGTCGGGCCGTTTGTGCTGGCCATCCGCAAGCCCTCTACGATCTAG
- a CDS encoding arabinosyltransferase domain-containing protein translates to MVPQPVRSAEPTQQAPVRNHRTARLVAIVAGLLGTLLAVATPLLPVNQTIAQLNWPQNGVLQSVNAPLIGYVATDLEITVPCSAAARLDRPGRNVLLSTVPKQAPNAVDRGLLIERVNNDLLVIVRNTPVVSAPLDQVLRPDCQELRFTAHADKVTGEFVGLQAEPDPGAPAEPAEPLRGERGGYDFRPQIVGVFTDLSGPAPPGLQFSATVDTRYSTSPTLLKLLAMIIGVAMTVVSLGALHVLDSADGRRHKRFLPPRWWSMSPLDGLVAAVLVWWHFVGANTADDGYILTMARVSEDAGYMANYYRWFGTPEAPFGWYYDLLALWAHVSTASVWMRLPTLLIALACWWVISREVIPRLGSAAKHSRAAAWTAAGLFLAFWLPLNNGLRPEPIIALGILLTWCSVERGVATSRLLPVAVAIIIGALTLFSGPTGIAAVGALLVAIGPLKTIVAAHVSRFGYWALLAPIAAAGSVTIFLIFRDQTLASELQASSFKSAVGPSLAWFDEHIRYSRLFTTSPDGSVARRFAVLTLLLALVVAVAMTLRKGRIPGTAAGPSRRIIGITVISFLAMMFTPTKWTHHFGVFAGLAGSLGALAAVAISAAAMRSPRNRAIFTAAVLFLTALSFATVNGWWYVSNFGAPWSNAFPEWKFGFTTILLGLSVLALLVAAWLHFSGRDVPPSGATPPRWKRIAQAPLAIATWALVTFEVISLTVAMLGQYPAWTVGRSNLQALTGKTCGMAEDVLVEEDVNTGLLAPIGVPVGDALGEVTSEGFSPNGVPSDLSADPVMEQPGATNFADTDNTSGDTGSEAGTEGGTTAAAGVNGSRARLPFGLDPARTPVLGSWRSGTQQPAFLRSAWYQLPTGWSDRDRSDSLLVVAAAGRFDSGEVVVQWAGPDGEPGGSIEFGDVGAAPAWRNLRAPLSAIPAEATQIRLVASDDDLSPEHWIAITPPRIPELRTLQDVVGSSDPVMLDWLVGLAFPCQRPFGHRNGVIEVPKWRILPDRFGAEANSPVMDYLGGGPLGIIELLVRPVTVPTYLKYDWFRDWGALQRLLPFYPDAEPARLDLGTAERSGLWSPAPLRLS, encoded by the coding sequence GTGGTGCCACAGCCAGTTCGGTCGGCAGAGCCGACGCAGCAGGCGCCGGTACGTAACCACCGCACCGCGCGCCTCGTTGCGATCGTGGCGGGCCTGCTGGGCACGCTGCTTGCCGTCGCCACCCCGCTGCTTCCGGTCAACCAGACCATCGCGCAGCTGAACTGGCCGCAGAACGGCGTGCTGCAGAGTGTCAACGCCCCACTGATCGGCTACGTCGCCACCGACCTGGAGATCACCGTCCCGTGCAGCGCCGCGGCGAGGCTGGACCGACCCGGCCGCAACGTGCTGCTGTCCACGGTTCCCAAGCAGGCGCCCAACGCCGTCGACCGCGGTCTGCTCATCGAGCGCGTCAACAACGACCTCCTCGTCATCGTCCGCAACACGCCCGTGGTCAGCGCACCGCTGGACCAGGTACTGCGCCCGGACTGTCAGGAGCTGCGTTTCACCGCACACGCCGACAAGGTCACCGGGGAGTTCGTCGGCCTGCAGGCCGAACCCGACCCGGGCGCCCCAGCCGAGCCCGCCGAGCCACTGCGCGGCGAGCGCGGCGGCTACGACTTCCGTCCGCAGATCGTCGGCGTGTTCACCGACCTGTCCGGTCCCGCCCCGCCCGGCCTGCAGTTCTCCGCGACCGTCGACACCCGCTACAGCACCTCACCGACGCTGCTGAAGCTGCTCGCGATGATCATCGGGGTGGCGATGACCGTGGTGTCCCTGGGCGCGTTGCACGTGCTCGACAGCGCCGACGGCCGCAGGCACAAGCGGTTCCTGCCGCCGCGCTGGTGGTCGATGTCCCCGCTGGACGGGTTGGTCGCGGCCGTGTTGGTGTGGTGGCATTTCGTCGGCGCCAACACCGCCGACGACGGCTACATCCTGACGATGGCCCGCGTCTCAGAGGACGCCGGCTACATGGCCAACTACTACCGGTGGTTCGGCACCCCCGAGGCGCCGTTCGGCTGGTACTACGACCTGCTCGCGCTGTGGGCGCATGTGTCCACCGCCAGCGTGTGGATGCGGTTGCCGACCCTGCTGATCGCGCTGGCGTGCTGGTGGGTGATCAGCCGTGAGGTCATCCCCCGACTCGGTTCGGCGGCCAAGCACAGCCGCGCCGCCGCGTGGACGGCCGCAGGCCTGTTCCTGGCGTTCTGGCTGCCGCTGAACAACGGCCTGCGCCCGGAGCCGATCATCGCGCTCGGGATTCTGCTGACCTGGTGCTCGGTCGAGCGGGGCGTGGCGACCAGCCGACTGCTGCCGGTGGCCGTCGCGATCATCATCGGCGCGCTGACCCTGTTCTCCGGCCCCACCGGCATCGCCGCGGTCGGCGCGCTTCTGGTCGCCATCGGTCCGCTGAAAACCATTGTGGCCGCGCATGTCTCGCGCTTCGGCTACTGGGCGCTGCTGGCCCCGATCGCGGCGGCCGGCTCGGTCACGATCTTCTTGATCTTCCGTGACCAGACCCTGGCCTCCGAACTTCAGGCCAGCAGCTTCAAGTCGGCTGTCGGCCCGAGCCTGGCCTGGTTCGACGAGCACATCCGCTACTCGCGGTTGTTCACCACCAGCCCCGACGGCTCGGTGGCGCGCCGCTTCGCGGTGCTCACGCTGCTGCTGGCGCTGGTGGTCGCCGTCGCGATGACGTTGCGCAAGGGCCGGATCCCGGGCACCGCGGCCGGGCCGAGCCGTCGCATCATCGGCATCACCGTGATCTCGTTCCTGGCCATGATGTTCACTCCCACCAAGTGGACCCACCACTTCGGAGTCTTCGCCGGGCTGGCCGGTTCGCTCGGAGCGCTGGCCGCGGTGGCGATCTCGGCCGCCGCGATGCGCTCGCCGCGCAACCGCGCGATCTTCACCGCCGCGGTGCTGTTCCTGACCGCACTGTCGTTCGCGACCGTCAACGGCTGGTGGTACGTCTCCAACTTCGGGGCGCCCTGGTCGAATGCGTTCCCGGAGTGGAAGTTCGGCTTCACCACGATTCTGCTGGGGCTGTCCGTGCTGGCACTGCTGGTCGCTGCCTGGCTGCACTTCTCGGGTCGCGACGTGCCACCTTCCGGCGCAACCCCGCCGCGCTGGAAGCGAATCGCCCAGGCGCCGTTGGCGATCGCCACCTGGGCGCTGGTCACCTTCGAGGTGATCTCTCTGACGGTGGCGATGCTGGGCCAGTACCCGGCGTGGACCGTGGGCCGATCCAACCTGCAGGCGCTGACAGGCAAGACCTGCGGCATGGCCGAGGACGTCCTGGTCGAAGAGGACGTCAACACCGGTTTGCTCGCGCCCATCGGCGTCCCGGTCGGCGACGCACTCGGCGAGGTGACCTCGGAGGGCTTCAGCCCCAACGGTGTTCCGTCCGACCTGTCCGCCGACCCGGTCATGGAACAGCCCGGGGCGACCAACTTCGCCGACACCGACAACACCAGCGGCGACACCGGCAGCGAAGCCGGCACCGAGGGCGGCACCACCGCCGCCGCAGGCGTCAACGGCTCGCGCGCCCGGCTGCCGTTCGGTCTCGACCCCGCCCGCACCCCGGTGCTCGGCAGCTGGCGCAGCGGCACGCAGCAGCCTGCGTTCCTGCGCTCGGCCTGGTACCAGCTGCCGACCGGTTGGAGCGACCGGGACCGCTCCGACTCGCTGCTGGTGGTGGCCGCCGCGGGACGCTTTGACTCCGGCGAGGTCGTGGTGCAGTGGGCCGGCCCGGACGGCGAGCCCGGTGGCAGCATCGAGTTCGGCGACGTCGGGGCCGCCCCGGCTTGGCGCAACCTGCGCGCGCCACTGTCGGCGATCCCGGCCGAGGCCACCCAGATCCGGTTGGTGGCCAGTGACGACGACCTCAGCCCCGAGCACTGGATCGCGATCACCCCCCCGCGTATCCCGGAGCTGCGCACGCTGCAGGACGTGGTCGGCTCAAGCGACCCGGTGATGCTCGACTGGCTGGTGGGCCTGGCGTTCCCGTGCCAGCGCCCGTTCGGGCACCGCAACGGCGTCATCGAGGTCCCGAAGTGGCGGATCCTGCCCGACCGGTTCGGCGCCGAGGCCAACTCGCCGGTGATGGACTACCTCGGGGGCGGCCCGCTAGGCATCATCGAGCTGCTGGTGCGCCCGGTGACGGTCCCGACCTATCTGAAGTACGACTGGTTCCGCGACTGGGGCGCGCTGCAGCGACTGCTGCCTTTCTACCCGGACGCCGAGCCGGCCCGGCTTGACCTCGGGACCGCCGAGCGCAGCGGGCTGTGGAGCCCGGCGCCGCTGCGTTTGAGCTGA
- a CDS encoding arabinosyltransferase domain-containing protein has protein sequence MLLCGLTPLLPVQQSTATILWPQAVDADGFVRDVTAPLVSGAPRALEVTIPCAAVATLPEDDGVVFSTNPAGGIDAGRNGLFVRANPDVVYVAFRDTVAAVAPREAVDSGACSELRIWADVGAVGADFVGIPGATGTLAPDKRPQVSGVFTDLETGPDSGIRARIDVDTRFISTPTTLKLAVMVLGVLCVIASIVALAVLDRTSGRRIPRGLGRRHRAGLWTWLTDAAVIGSLLIWHVVGALSSDDGYNTTIARVSGEAGYITNYYRYFGASEAPFDWYQSVLAQLASISTAGVWLRLPATAAAIGTWLIVSRCVLPRLGHRLAANRVAVLTAGAVFLAAWLPFNNGLRPEPLIAFGVVAIWMLTETTLATRRLWPYALAIVVAVFSVTLAPQGLVALAPLLVGARGVTRIVAARRPVDGLAAQLAPLAGAASLIFVVVFRDQTLATVAESVRIKYVVGPTLPWYQEFLRYYFLTVEESVDGSLTRRFSVLILLLCVVGLFVVLLRRGSLPGAVNAPVWRLTGTTAIGLLLLTLTPTKWAVQFGVFAGLAGALGAVTAFALARVGLHSRRNLALYVTALLFVLAWATSGINGWFYVGNYGVPWFDKQPVIVGYPVTTIFLVLAIAGGLLAAWLHFRIDYAGHTQVADTGRNRALASSPLLVVAVIMVILELGSMVKATVGRYPVYTTGAANISALRSGLSDASCAMADDVLVEADTNAGMLEPVPGQRFGEYGPLGGEDPVAFTPNGVSDTLEPAEPVAANPGTVNSDGPVDKPNIGVGYAAGTGGGYGPEGVNRSRVFLPFGLDPATTPVMGSFAEPGSDQAGVAAKATSAWYQLPPRTPDRPLVSVAAAGAIWYYNEDGSFNYGQSLKLQWGVHRPDGSYQELGEVQPIDIFVQKAWRNLRFPLEWAPPEANVARIVADDPNLSEDQWFAFTPPRVPVLQTAQEFLGRDTPVLMDIATAAHFPCQRPFAERLGVAELPEYRIMPNFKQIIVSSNQWQAAQDGGPFLFIQALLRTEAIPTYLRGDWYRDWGSLERYLRVVPSDEAPDAVIEEGSTRVFGWNRGGPIRALP, from the coding sequence ATGCTCCTGTGCGGGCTCACTCCGCTGCTGCCGGTGCAGCAGTCCACGGCGACGATCCTGTGGCCGCAGGCCGTCGACGCGGACGGCTTCGTCCGCGACGTCACCGCGCCCCTGGTGTCCGGCGCGCCGCGCGCACTGGAGGTCACCATCCCGTGCGCGGCGGTCGCGACCCTGCCCGAGGACGACGGCGTGGTGTTCTCCACGAACCCCGCCGGCGGCATCGACGCCGGCCGCAACGGGCTGTTCGTGCGCGCCAATCCCGACGTCGTCTACGTCGCCTTCCGCGACACCGTCGCCGCGGTCGCCCCGCGTGAGGCGGTGGACTCCGGCGCCTGCAGCGAGCTGCGCATCTGGGCGGACGTGGGTGCCGTCGGCGCCGATTTCGTCGGGATCCCGGGTGCGACGGGCACCCTGGCGCCGGACAAGCGACCCCAGGTCTCCGGCGTGTTCACCGACCTGGAAACGGGCCCGGATTCCGGCATCCGTGCCCGCATCGACGTCGACACCCGCTTCATCAGCACCCCGACGACTCTCAAGCTCGCCGTGATGGTGCTCGGGGTGCTGTGCGTGATCGCGTCGATCGTCGCGCTCGCGGTGCTGGACCGGACGTCGGGCCGGCGGATCCCGCGCGGGCTCGGCCGGCGCCACCGCGCCGGGCTGTGGACCTGGCTCACCGACGCGGCCGTGATCGGCAGCCTGCTGATCTGGCACGTCGTGGGCGCACTGTCCTCCGATGACGGCTACAACACCACCATCGCCCGGGTGTCCGGGGAGGCCGGCTACATCACCAACTACTACCGGTACTTCGGCGCCTCGGAAGCCCCGTTCGACTGGTACCAGAGCGTGCTGGCCCAGCTGGCGTCGATCAGCACCGCCGGCGTGTGGTTACGGCTGCCGGCCACCGCCGCGGCGATCGGCACCTGGCTGATCGTCAGCCGCTGCGTGCTGCCGCGGCTCGGCCACCGGCTGGCCGCCAATCGGGTGGCGGTGCTCACCGCCGGCGCGGTGTTCCTGGCCGCGTGGCTGCCGTTCAACAACGGGTTGCGTCCCGAGCCGCTGATCGCGTTCGGCGTGGTCGCGATCTGGATGCTGACCGAGACGACGCTGGCGACGCGCCGGCTGTGGCCCTACGCGCTGGCGATCGTGGTCGCGGTGTTCTCGGTGACACTGGCCCCGCAGGGCCTGGTCGCGCTCGCGCCGCTGCTGGTCGGGGCCCGCGGGGTCACGCGCATCGTCGCCGCCCGACGCCCGGTCGACGGTCTGGCGGCCCAGCTGGCGCCGCTGGCCGGCGCTGCGTCGCTGATCTTCGTCGTCGTGTTCCGGGATCAGACCCTGGCCACCGTCGCCGAATCGGTGCGCATCAAGTACGTCGTCGGTCCCACACTGCCCTGGTACCAGGAGTTTCTGCGCTACTACTTCCTCACCGTCGAGGAGAGCGTCGACGGGTCGCTGACGCGCCGCTTCTCGGTACTGATCCTGCTGCTGTGCGTGGTCGGCCTGTTCGTGGTGCTGCTGCGGCGCGGCAGCCTGCCCGGCGCGGTCAACGCCCCGGTGTGGCGGCTGACCGGCACCACCGCGATCGGCCTACTGCTGCTGACGCTGACGCCGACGAAGTGGGCGGTGCAGTTCGGTGTGTTCGCCGGTCTGGCCGGCGCGCTCGGCGCGGTCACCGCGTTCGCGTTGGCCCGGGTCGGCCTGCACAGCCGCCGCAATCTGGCGCTGTACGTGACCGCGCTGCTGTTCGTGCTGGCATGGGCGACCTCGGGGATCAACGGCTGGTTCTATGTCGGCAACTACGGGGTGCCGTGGTTCGACAAGCAGCCGGTGATCGTCGGCTACCCGGTGACGACGATCTTTCTGGTGCTGGCCATCGCCGGCGGACTGCTGGCGGCCTGGCTGCACTTCCGGATCGACTACGCCGGGCACACCCAGGTCGCCGACACCGGCCGCAACCGGGCGCTGGCGTCGTCGCCGCTGCTGGTGGTCGCGGTGATCATGGTGATCCTCGAATTGGGCTCGATGGTCAAGGCCACCGTGGGCCGCTATCCCGTCTACACCACCGGAGCGGCCAACATCTCGGCGTTGCGGTCGGGCCTGAGCGACGCCTCCTGCGCCATGGCAGACGACGTCCTGGTCGAGGCCGACACGAACGCGGGCATGCTCGAGCCGGTGCCGGGCCAGCGGTTCGGCGAGTACGGCCCGCTCGGCGGCGAGGACCCGGTGGCCTTCACCCCCAACGGCGTCAGCGACACTCTCGAGCCGGCCGAACCGGTCGCGGCCAACCCCGGCACGGTCAACTCGGACGGTCCCGTCGACAAACCCAACATCGGGGTGGGCTACGCGGCCGGCACCGGAGGCGGCTACGGGCCCGAGGGCGTCAACAGATCCCGGGTGTTCCTGCCGTTCGGGCTCGACCCGGCCACCACCCCGGTCATGGGCAGTTTCGCCGAGCCCGGCTCAGATCAGGCCGGGGTGGCGGCGAAGGCCACCTCGGCGTGGTACCAGCTGCCGCCCCGTACGCCGGACCGGCCGCTGGTGAGCGTCGCCGCGGCGGGCGCGATCTGGTACTACAACGAGGACGGCTCGTTCAACTACGGGCAGTCGCTGAAGCTCCAGTGGGGCGTGCACCGGCCCGACGGCTCCTACCAGGAGCTCGGCGAGGTGCAGCCGATCGACATCTTCGTCCAGAAGGCGTGGCGCAACCTGCGGTTCCCGCTGGAGTGGGCGCCGCCGGAGGCCAACGTGGCCCGCATCGTCGCCGACGACCCGAACCTGTCCGAGGACCAGTGGTTCGCGTTCACCCCGCCGCGGGTGCCGGTGCTGCAGACCGCGCAGGAGTTCCTGGGCCGCGACACCCCGGTGCTGATGGACATCGCCACCGCAGCGCACTTCCCGTGCCAGCGGCCGTTCGCCGAACGCCTCGGGGTCGCCGAACTGCCCGAGTACCGGATCATGCCCAACTTCAAGCAGATCATCGTGTCGTCCAACCAGTGGCAGGCCGCGCAGGACGGCGGTCCGTTCCTGTTCATCCAGGCGCTGCTGCGCACCGAAGCCATTCCGACCTACCTGCGTGGGGACTGGTATCGGGACTGGGGTTCGCTGGAGCGCTACCTGCGGGTGGTGCCGTCCGACGAGGCGCCCGACGCCGTGATCGAGGAGGGGTCGACGCGAGTGTTCGGCTGGAACCGTGGCGGACCGATCAGGGCGCTCCCGTGA